One part of the Candidatus Dormiibacterota bacterium genome encodes these proteins:
- a CDS encoding DJ-1/PfpI family protein, which yields MAPPRIAGFRLGIYVFKDAEIVDFAAPHGVFSVARRFDPELDAFLIADAMRPVQAQAGFTVLPNYSFDDRPAMDAFLIPGGFGTRQELHNRRLHEFVASLPESTLLTSVCTGSWIYGLMGLLDGLPATNRKEPDRVEAGGAGMVPLDRLAKLAPACRISRARVVDAGRIITAGGITSGMEMGFHLLRRAGWDEPLIAEVARVMEYSAAYDLYRDDVETAVPARA from the coding sequence ATGGCCCCCCCGCGCATCGCCGGATTCCGGCTCGGCATCTACGTGTTCAAGGACGCGGAGATCGTCGATTTCGCCGCACCCCACGGCGTCTTCTCGGTGGCCCGGCGCTTCGACCCCGAGCTCGACGCGTTCCTCATCGCCGACGCGATGCGCCCGGTGCAGGCGCAGGCGGGGTTCACCGTCCTGCCCAACTACAGCTTCGACGACCGCCCGGCGATGGACGCCTTCCTCATCCCCGGCGGTTTCGGCACCCGCCAGGAGCTCCACAACCGGCGGCTCCACGAGTTCGTCGCCTCGCTGCCGGAGAGCACGCTGCTGACCAGCGTCTGCACCGGGTCCTGGATCTACGGGCTGATGGGTCTGCTCGACGGGCTCCCCGCCACCAACCGCAAGGAGCCGGACCGGGTCGAGGCCGGAGGCGCCGGCATGGTCCCGCTCGACCGCCTGGCGAAGCTCGCGCCCGCCTGCCGGATCAGCCGTGCCCGGGTGGTCGACGCCGGCCGGATCATCACCGCCGGGGGGATCACCTCGGGGATGGAGATGGGCTTCCACCTGCTCCGCCGTGCCGGCTGGGATGAGCCGCTGATCGCCGAGGTGGCCCGGGTGATGGAGTACTCGGCCGCCTACGACCTCTACCGCGACGACGTCGAGACGGCGGTGCCCGCCCGGGCGTAA
- a CDS encoding CaiB/BaiF CoA-transferase family protein, whose protein sequence is MAPPLRGVLVLALEQAVSGPLASRLLLDQGATVVKVERPGAGDFARHYEHHSAGVSSYFAWLNHGKQSVALDLKTPHGRDIAHALAAEADVVVQNYAPGAAARLGLGPRQLRRRRPELVYGSISGYGERGPYTERKAYDLLVQAEAGVIAVTGEPGRLAKAGVSLCDIASGTALATGILGALVARGAGRGGATLSVSMFEATLDWTAPTLGLYLSTGVEPAPVGLHHLHAAPYGPFPCGDGGLLVLCAQHDREWRDLCLRAFDRPDLAADERFLTTEGRMRHRAELHAAIEAVLATDGVESWERRVAGAGLACARLRSVAEVADHPVVRERGLLQEVHTEQGTARMPVQPIRSSAASLGGGPRIPSVGEHTDRWLRRLGYTAAERRDLYRTGAAAAPAAVERR, encoded by the coding sequence ATGGCACCCCCGCTGCGCGGCGTTCTCGTCCTCGCCCTCGAGCAGGCGGTCTCGGGCCCGCTGGCCAGCCGGCTGCTGCTCGACCAGGGGGCGACGGTGGTGAAGGTGGAGCGCCCCGGCGCCGGCGACTTCGCCCGCCACTACGAGCACCACTCCGCCGGGGTGAGCAGCTACTTCGCCTGGCTGAACCACGGCAAGCAGTCGGTCGCCCTCGACCTCAAGACACCGCACGGGCGCGACATCGCCCACGCCCTCGCCGCCGAGGCCGACGTGGTGGTTCAGAACTACGCGCCGGGAGCGGCGGCGCGGCTGGGGCTGGGGCCGCGGCAGCTGCGGCGGCGGCGGCCGGAGCTGGTCTACGGGTCGATCAGCGGCTACGGCGAGCGCGGCCCGTACACCGAGCGCAAGGCCTACGACCTGCTGGTGCAGGCCGAGGCGGGGGTGATCGCCGTCACCGGCGAGCCGGGCCGCCTGGCCAAGGCGGGGGTCTCGCTCTGCGACATCGCCTCCGGCACCGCGCTGGCGACCGGCATCCTCGGCGCGCTGGTGGCGCGCGGCGCCGGGCGGGGCGGGGCGACCCTGTCGGTGTCGATGTTCGAGGCCACCCTCGACTGGACCGCTCCCACCCTCGGGCTCTACCTGTCCACCGGGGTCGAGCCGGCGCCGGTCGGCCTCCACCACCTCCATGCCGCCCCCTACGGCCCCTTCCCCTGCGGCGACGGCGGCCTGCTCGTCCTCTGCGCCCAGCACGACCGGGAGTGGCGCGACCTCTGCCTGCGCGCCTTCGACCGTCCCGACCTCGCCGCCGACGAGCGCTTCCTCACCACCGAGGGGCGGATGCGCCACCGCGCCGAGCTCCACGCCGCCATCGAGGCGGTGCTGGCCACCGACGGCGTGGAGAGCTGGGAGCGGCGGGTGGCCGGCGCCGGCCTGGCCTGCGCCCGGCTGCGCAGCGTGGCCGAGGTGGCCGACCATCCGGTGGTGCGCGAGCGCGGCCTCCTCCAGGAGGTGCACACCGAGCAGGGCACTGCGCGGATGCCGGTGCAGCCGATCCGGAGCAGCGCCGCCAGCCTCGGCGGCGGTCCCCGCATCCCGTCGGTCGGTGAGCACACCGACCGCTGGCTGCGCCGGCTCGGCTACACCGCGGCCGAGCGCCGCGACCTCTACCGCACCGGCGCCGCCGCCGCACCCGCCGCCGTCGAGCGGCGATGA